A window from Brassica napus cultivar Da-Ae unplaced genomic scaffold, Da-Ae ScsIHWf_1320;HRSCAF=1886, whole genome shotgun sequence encodes these proteins:
- the LOC111201348 gene encoding uncharacterized protein LOC111201348, which yields MERLVKLSLGLWTKNSNGDWSFEVTSSYHGEAIIINNNETFDGLVELIRIRLNLGILTPVALTYQLPDWMIVPDGPKTLPITLSCDKDVEILTSVRDYMSEAVLYVTSAPELVARYEFLRRSPFTIGDTTYLEEGVSEAQHRQAILDLVGGHPIVCSKHILKIMFNEPQLLIEFRVALEIEMVYGLPNDNVQAEEATGFPRLTVDDVVAMAEAGTISPEEEFYYAENEKVLYGEPMNIEELQYEIPIGQPASLLNHSTPLQVEPLNVWRDMTEEEEYWDGIAGHENDYEVYYAHSTHPTEGVIGLPLAPNRRIAAPQPAIIIIIDDDDGSTTASSDGLNENNIITSAPPSEVIATIAMELSNNGPSVMEGDISTVVGNINQAGSSEFPIGPTPEDNSNKAEPTLDLTLTLGNKVPSNGDVPVESLNGSCSDPDEGSGVFRPFF from the exons ATGGAAAGATTGGTGAAGCTCTCTTTAGGGCTTTGGACTAAAAATTCAAATGGAGATTGGTCGTTTGAGGTAACTTCTTCTTATCACGGTGAAGCCATCATAATCAACAACAACGAAACCTTTGATGGTCTGGTCGAGTTGATTCGTATAAGGTTAAATCTCGGGATACTAACTCCCGTTGCCTTGACTTATCAACTCCCTGACTGGATGATTGTCCCTGATGGTCCAAAAACGCTGCCGATCACCTTATCCTGTGACAAGGATGTTGAGATTCTGACAAGTGTAAGAGACTACATGTCTGAGGCGGTGCTCTACGTAACTAGTGCACCTGAACTAGTTGCAAGGTACGAGTTCTTGCGTCGATCGCCTTTCACTATAGGTGATACAACTTACCTCGAAGAGGGCGTATCAGAAGCCCAACATCGTCAAGCCATTCTTG atttggtTGGAGGCCATCCGATCGTATGTAGCAAACACATATTGAAAATAATGTTCAATGAGCCACAACTCCTCATTGAATTTCGTGTTGCTCTTGAGATAGAAATGGTATATGGTCTGCCTAATGACAACGTCCAAGCAGAAGAGGCAACAGGGTTTCCACGGTTAACCGTCGACGATGTTGTAGCTATGGCAGAAGCCGGTACCATTTCACCGGAGGAAGAGTTCTACTACGCTGAAAATGAAAAAG TGCTCTACGGTGAACCGATGAATATTGAGGAGTTGCAATATGAAATCCCAATTGGCCAACCAGCATCTCTTCTGAATCATTCAACCCCTCTACAAGTGGAGCCGCTAAATGTTTGGAGAGACATGACGGAGGAAGAGGAATACTGGGATGGAATAGCCGGTCATGAAAATGACTATGAAGTCTACTATGCACATTCAACCCACCCAACTGAAGGTGTGATTGGTTTGCCTCTTGCTCCAAATCGAAGAATCGCAGCCCCCCAACCAGCAATAATAATCATCATCGACGATGATGATGGCTCGACCACCGCTTCTTCAGACGGTTTGAACGAAAACAACATCATCACTTCTGCCCCTCCATCTGAAGTTATCGCAACAATTGCTATGGAACTATCAAACAATGGACCGAGTGTTATGGAAG GTGATATCTCTACAGTAGTGGGTAACATAAACCAAGCAGGATCTTCAGAATTTCCTATTGGCCCAACTCCAGAGGACAACTCCAACAAGGCAGAACCTACCCTTGATCTAACCCTTACTCTTGGAAATAAAGTACCAAGCAATGGAGATGTTCCCGTCGAATCTTTGAATGGCTCGTGCTCTGATCCGGATGAGGGCAGCGGTGTGTTTCGTCCCTTCTTTTAA